The Zavarzinella sp. sequence TAAAGATTAAAAATGTCACCAGGATCACTGGCGAGCGGACCGATTCGAACCAGGACGGAAAACCAAACAGGACCAGACCGCCAAACAGGAAGAGGATTACCGTGACCACGTGAAAGGGATAGCGATCCCGCAACTCTTTTGCAATCAGCCGGTTGCTCAGAACATTCAACCACGCCGCAGTGGGGCCTGGAAAGGCATAACGAATCCCGATCGGCAGGCAGATCAGACAGCTAATCAGCAACACAAAAGAAACCGGCCAGCCACACCACGGACGCGTTCCTAACCAATTCAGCACAAAATAGGTCAGGCACGCAAGTAGGAAAAGGAAAATTTGAAACACTCTGGGGTGGGACAACCAGCGTGCCCGTGTCAGCAGCGAAACACCCACAATGCCAGCGACTAATGAGGCTGAAAATGACAAATTGGTTAATTCCCATATTGCAATAAACACCACACCTAAGCCAAGAAAGACCATATGCCCCAGAATCCCTGCCCAGATTTTGCCACGTAATTCTTCCTGGCTGCCCGCCTGCCAGAGTGCATTGATCAGACTGCCCTTCAATTCGCGTGGTGCTGTGGTGGGATAGGTTGCTGCATTACGCACCCACTGAATGGCACGATCCAGAAATGTCTGGTGGTTCGAATGTGCCCGCCACAAGACGATTAATTTTGTGATAAACCCGCCAAGAAAAATGAAAGCCGTCGCCATTAAGGCACCTAATGGCAGCCACCAGGTATAGTTCAACGGCGGTGGCAGGACGGAATTGGCATCTTCTATCGGTGCGACCGCAAGGTTTGGCTGATCGCCATGGGAGACTGCATCAATCACCTGCACCAACAGCACTAACAGGCCCACGATAATGCCTATCGCCAGAAACTGACCCAGAATCCAGCCACTGTAGCTTGCAAAGCGTTTGGGGGAAATCCAATCGACCAGTGCGGGATTCTGTCGAAACCGTTCCGGTCGACCAGCTTTTTTCGCCCACAGCAGAAAACCGACTAGCAGACACTGCCAGACAAGAATGGCCAGCCCGAAACCCACCCAGAACTGTTTGGTCACATCATCGTGCCACACGAGATACGGAATGCCGTATTCTCCACCGAAATTTCCGGTTACCAGTGCGACAACAAACAGCAGCACCGTGGGCAAAACGAAGTGCAGGCAGAAGGTGGGCATGTACCCAGGGGTGTCGGGCACAGATTTTTGTCGTTCATTCATCAGGGCCGACTCCTTGGCCAGTTCCAGTCAATTACGCACCAAACGTGGGCAGTTGGTGGCACTTATTCAAACAAGTGGCAATAGTTTACCTGATATATCAGAAAATTGCCTAGTACAGTTTTCTGGCAAAGAAATTGAATAAAGTGGGAAAAATAGAGCAGCTAGATAAGTACCGCAAATGAAAATATTAATGAGAATTCATTAAAGAATTTCTTTCAGTGGTTGCCAATCATCAACGAGATACTGAGGACGACCAGTGTAATCGTTAATGGTTACTTTGCGGGGATCAATCCCAAAGTGGTGGTATAACGTGGCGTGAACTTCCCCAAAATGGACCGGTCTAGTGCGAATTGCCGCACCGTCGCGATCAGTAGAACCAATGACCTGACCCGTTTTGAAGCCCCCACCTGCAATCAGGGCACCACCAACCTGTGGCCAGTGGTCGCGGCCAGCATCCTTATTAATACGTGGGGTACGACCAAACTCGCCCCAGGCCACCACCGCAACGTCTTTATCCAGTCCTCGCTGGTGCAGATCGGTAATTAAAGCATGGATCCCTTGATCGAAATACGGGAAGTGGGTGTTTTTGCAGCCTTTGAAGTTATCGGAGTGGAAATCCCAACGACCAAAGTTCAGAGTGACGACGCGTGCTCCCGCTTCTACAAGTCGGCGAGCCATCAAAAAATGCTCCAGGTTCCGAGGGGCACCATCGCCAAAGTTTTTTGCGTCCCCTTTGCCGTACAATTCCCGCACCATGGGAGATTCTTTCGAAATATCCAACGCATCTGCCATTTTGCTGGAAGTCAGAATGTCCATCGCCTGTTGGTGCAGAGCATCCATACCATCCAACGTACCCGAATTGTCCAGGTTTCGTCGCATCGTATCGAACTGAGACAGCAACTGTTTCCGGTTACCAAGCTGGGCAGCGTTCAGTTCGGTTAATTCCATATCGTTCCGCACGGGGCCAGAGGGCCTGAAAGCAGCATGGGCCACACCCAGAAAGCCCGGATGGCCAGGCGAACCATATGGCGGGTGCCCGGCATTGGGTGCCAAACCAAAAAACGGCGAAACATCCCCATTCACCGGCCCAAGCACCTTGGAAATCGTGGAACCGATCGAAGGCCAGCCCCCAGGAGGTTGCTTGGTAAACGAACGGCCTGTGTAACATATGAAAGAATCATGAGAGCCGTTGGGCGACCCATAAACCGAACGAATTGGGATACATTTATCCATAATCGAAGCGATTTTTGGTAAATATTCGCACACCTGAATGCCGGAAACTGGCGTGTTTACTGGTTTGAACTCTCCACGGATTTCTGCAGGTGCATCCATCTTCAGGTCGTACATATCCTGATGCGGTGGTGCCCCCACCATGTAAATCATGATCACCGCTTTATGAGATTTACTGACACCGGATTCGGCTTCCGCACGTAACAGATTCGGCAGCGTCAGCCCACCAAGTCCGAGTGCTCCAACTTTCAGAATTTCCCGACGTTGAAAGTGCTTTTGTCGAAAATCATTGCAGCCAGTGGAAATTGGCTTCGGCATGTTCGCTCCTGGTTCAGACAGTTTCAGCAGTAATGTACGGGCGGGAGAGTATAGTTATCCTAACCTAAGTTTGCAGCCAGAACAAGAACAATCTGGTTTTCTTGCCACAATTCACCTTGGGAATGTGGTACGCTTTCCCTATCAAAAATTGCAGTATCGAGTACAGAATCGCAACCGATGACAAGCACCACGATCGCACCAGAAAATCTGACCTTACAGGATCTCCAGGCTGAAGCAGAAGAATTGCGGCACCGAATTAATCTGTTCCGCACATCCCTGGGCCGGTTTCTCATCAACAAACAGCCAATTATTGACCTGATGGTCGTGGCGGCAGTAGCCCAGGAACCCCTGCTTCTGGTGGGACCGCCCGGTACAGCCAAATCCGATATTGTCCTGAAATTCAAAGATGCCCTGAATCTGGACGATTCCGACTACTTCGAATACATGTTGACGCGGTTTACTGAGCCTTCGGAGATTATTGGCGCCATCGACATCTCCAAACTTCGCGATGGTGCGTACATTCGCCGTAAAGAAGGAAAGTTACCCACTGCGAAGCTGGCCTTTCTGGATGAAATCTTCAAGTCGAACAGTGCTATTCTGAATATTTTATTAACAATTATTAATGAGAAAAAGTTCTACCAGGATGGGATGCCGGAACCAGTCCCTTTGCGGATTCTGTTCGCTGCCACCAACGAAATCCCGGAACAAGGTGAATTAGCCGCACTGAAAGACCGTTTTGTGCTGAAAATTCTCAGTAGTTCGGTTTCGGATGAATATTTTACCGAACTGATTGATGCAGGCTTGCAGAACGAAGCATACAAAAACCTGAACCAGAAACCGTGGAAAGAAAACCACTGTACTCTGGACGATTTTTTGAAGGCAAACCGATACCTTACCCTACTCTTCGCACGTCGACTTGGCAACGCAGGTGGGGACCAGCAGACAGATCGGAATCTGTTTTTTCCAGATGATGTGTTCCGCGAGTTTCAACGGCTCGTCAAAACTTTGGTGCGTGAAGACCACATTTTTATCAGCGATCGTAAGCTGGTGAAACTCTACAAGCTATTCCGTGTGCGTGCGTGGCTCTTTTCTGGTGGAACTGTCTCGCGAGATGATCTTCGCCTGCTGGCCTACCTGGGGGAGACAATTGGTGAAATTGAGCATCTCCAGGAAAAAGTCCCCACCCTGCTGGGCGATAATTAATCGAAATTTTCCATAAACTCTTACAGCATAACACGTTACTTCTTGCGATCAAACCAGGTAAAAACCAATAGGACCAGGCCAACGCACAAGACACCGGCAATTATCAGGCCAAGCGTTCCAAACTCGACTTCGATATACTTGTAAGCCTGTTTGGGATAAGACAAAATTGCGTTCATATTTCTCCCCACGTATGACTGGGTATGTAAATATAGAACAGAAATTCCTGTCTACAAAGAAATTTGCGGTTCACTGGATCCAGTTTGGCGATAGATTCAAGGGATAAGTTTCGCTTTCAATTCGCTAATCCGCCGATCCAATTCATCAATGGATTTCTGCTGAAATTCTTCTGCGGAATTGAGTGGCAGACCGAGAACTTCCTGTAAAAGTTGAATCTGTCCGATTCGCAAACCAAGTACTTTACCTTCATCTCGGCCCACTTTAATACCTTCATCTCGGCCCCGTTCTTCGCCGATTTTAATCCCTTCTTCTTTCGCAATTCTTTCAAAAGATGTAACGTATGGCATTTGGTTCTCCGTCAATAATTCAAATCGGACTTTGTTAAAATCTATTTCAAGTTCATCTGGTAATTTTAGCAGCCAATCGAATCGAGTAAATTTCAGGAAAACACCAAAACAACCACTTTTTATCGTGTTTTGTAGCCTTTTCGCAGCGGTACACCATGCCGTAATCATTCCAGATTTTATCAGATTTTCCACAAAATAGTGCCTTTTCTGTACCAGATTCTGTTCCAAAACTGGTTATTGGGTCATTTGTCTTTTCGAAACCAATATCGCAGTAGACTCCCCCAAAAACCTACTTTCGAAATATTTGTTGCAATATCATTGGTTGAAGCTGGATTTGCTTGATGAATTAGTGGCTTTTCGTAATATCCTAGCTTAACTTCTGTCTCACGTATCTGAGCCATTGCAATTTGTTCATCCGTCCAAGGAGATGCAACAATAATTCTCCCTCGATCTATAATGTAGTGCGACCGACATCGTAAGTTCCAATTGCCGATGGATGGCACCAAGGAGATCGATTCACCATTGTATATCATCTTCCAACTAACCGGCGAAAACGGGGTGACAACTTCCTCTCCACATCCACAGCAGCAAAGATGCGAGGCAGTCATATATTCAAGTGAAATGTATAGTATACCCGGTTCCAGTGTTTCAGGTATCAAATGGACGAATCGGTGCTCGAGTGAAAGCATCATACTTCATCCCCATTAATAAGGAGGTTGCCGTCAGTTGTGTAGGTGCAGTGGTGTTCGTTTACCACATCGCGATAGAATCCCAGGATTTTCTTCCATTTGACGACCGCCAACGTCGCGTTAAGCGAGTTCAGGTCGGCGACCTGAATGTTCGAAGAATACAGATCTTCTGCCCCGCCGCCAGTGAATGCAATACGACCTCCATGGACATGCTCTCGCTTTTGTGGCGTACTAGCCGTTACCCGTAGGATTCCGCCGAGGGAGCCGTCGTTTAGCTGAAGGCCCATCCCGACATCGACGAACGATGCTCCGATATCTTCGAGTTTTTTGATACTGACCTTCTTGTCTTCCCCGGCGTCCATGCACAAGAAAGCGAACGTAACACCATCAAGGAAGTGAAGGTTTTCCGCCCGAAGATAGTTTGGATAGGTGACGATGTTCCGATGCATCTGCGAGTAGATGTTTTTGAAATAGTCAACTTTAAGCGGTGCTTCCCGCAATTGGTTCAAGGATGGTGCACCGGGAGCGCGGAAAGCGTTGTGTTGCAGAAATTCATCTCCGTCAAACAACCTGATCTCCTGCACCGGCACTTTCGCCACCAAGTCCAAGACGTATGAACCACTGCCGCCTAAGCCATCAATAGCCACAGTTTCTTCGGAAAGTCGCTCGCTGAGTGTCCCGATTCCGGCTCGGTAGGAAGCAGTGTCAATGTAGTTGAAGACCCCGTCACCTTCATCTTCCGCTTGTCGATAAACTCGCGGAGTGGCTCCAGTTTCAAGCACTGCTGCTGGACCAGATATGACGCCAGCGTACGTCGTCAACTTATGGTAGTAGTCAGTATACCCGCCCTCTGGTTTGCTGGAAAAACGGTATTTGGCACTTACGCCACTCCCAAGTTTAAAGTTGTTAGTCTCGTTGGAAATCGCCTTGATCGGGTTTCCATCTGGGAAGCAAGGATAATCCCCATCGAACCAAACTTGGTGGTCGGGTTTTTTGGTTCTGTTGCCCGCCAAGGCGAGCTCCGAAATAAGCGTGCCACGCCGCACGATTTGATTGGAATCGACATAGGGCACTTCCCGGACCAGGAGGAGTCCTCCCTGAATCTGGGCGAAGTACCCCTCATCGCGGAGCCGCTTGAGATCAAGGTTAAGATTGAACAGTTCGCGTAACATTGAATACGGTTCCTTTTTTGATTTTGATTGAGCCAGTTGGTCCCAGTTGTCCAACAGGTGGCTGGGCAGCAGCCTTCTGATAAGTCACGTCGAAACCGACGCAGCTGTCGTGTGCACCCGGAAACGCAAGTTGGACGATTTGGTCGAACGTCACAATGTTGCCAGTTACAGTGCGGAGCCTTCCATTGACGATGATTTCGTAGGTCTGTGGCGGATGCGGTGCGGTGTAAAGCCGCTCGACGCCGATGTCGGCCAGTTCAACCGCATCGCAAGGTTCGATGAGCCGGTGCTGTCCCCCACGGACATCAAGGAAGATGGCCTCTTCATCAGAAGGCTTGGCGAGAGCATAGAGGGCCGATCCGGGAATGGTCGAAAAACCCCAGCGAATCTCGCGGTCGTTCAGGGTGAGCCGGAAGCTGCGGTCGGAGCGAAAAGCCACGAATCGCTCGACACCTTTCCCGCGAATGTCAAACGGCTCATCAAGCCGCACATCCTCGAAGTCGCCCGAAGGTAGGATCGCAAAGAGGCTGTACTCACGAAGTGGCTCGTATCCTGCCACTGAGAGAATTTGACGTCCCAAGGGCACCGGGTCGTCGAGAGTACTGGGATGAAATTCGAGGGACTCGTTGCTCACAAGGATGCGAAACGATCGGTTCCCATGGAGAGGAACTTCAGGTTCGGTCTCTCCAGTTTGCGTTACTTCAGTCATCAAAACACCTCCATAAAAGGATTACGGAGGGTTAATCGCAGCCAGTGAACGCAACCGGTAAGCTCAACCGGAGATTTTTTTTACCAGCGGACCTGAAGGGAGTCGCCCGCAGACGAAGAAGGCGGGGCAACGCGGGCAGGCCGTCCCCTCTTCCAGCGGAAAGTGGCCTGCCCGAATGTTTTCGGATATCGTCGTTACGGTCGCCTGACGATTGCGAAGGACTGTTGCCGACATTTGGATAGGCGTAACTTCAGCGTCACTGAGGTGGACGAGTTCCACCTTGCATCCGGGCGTATGTGCCGTTGCCGCGAGATGAAAGACCGCAGCAGCAATACCGTCGTTTTCCTTGTCCGAACGGTGCCCGGTTCGCACTTTACGCATTATAACCTGGCCACTTGGGTGACTCACCACTTGATCCGGGGTGATGACGACCTCTCCTCCACAGCCCCCGGACACGGGAAGCCGCAATTGAGGTGAGGGTTGGACCTTGTAGCCCTTGGTGGATTCCTCCAGGTAGCGAATTAGACCTAACGCAATCTGCTTGTATTCCTTAGAGTAGCCGTGATCGGCGGGGCCGTGGCTGACCCAAGCCTCTTCAAAGGCAGCGTCGAACTTCTCGCGGGAAAACTCTCCATCCTCCGCAACCGTGGCAACGTCGATCACCTTCTGAACCGCATCGTGCATTTTCATAAATGATGTTTCTGATCGACGGCCGCCGATTTCAAGAACGTGGGTGTAGAAGAAACGCCTGGGACATCGTTGGTATAGAGCCAACTGGCTATCACGCAGGGCCATTCCCGCTTCCAGCTTCAGCGATACGGTAAGGCTGATGTCACTGGGTGGGAGCCGCGTTTTCGGAGAGATGTTGCTTGAGGTGATGCAACTCCCCAGACGATCCAGGAAAGTGGATCGAGGCCAATTGCTGCCGTTCGATTTCTGAGTAGGAGAGTAAAGCAGCAATCGGTCCTTGCGCGGGAGAGAGCGACAAAGAACAGACATTCATGTTCTTCGCTTATCGAGGTCAACAGCACATCAAGGCTCTTGCCGCTTACCCCTTCGATCAGTCCATCGGGCGGGATAATGCTTCTTGCCAGATCGCTTCTTGGCGAACGAGGAAGACTCCCATTCACCATACCTGGAATATGGACGACGCCGAACTCTAGACCCTTGCTTCCATGCATGGTCATCAGACGCACAGCGTCGATTCCTTGGGCCGAAGTTGGAAGTTGTCGCAAATCCTTTTCATCGCCGTGGAGGACCATTCGCCGAATCCGTTCGAGCAAGCGCATAATTGGCAGGCCCTTTCCCGGTGGCTGGGTGCGGATGAAACTCATCAACTGCCAGATGGCGATAGCTTGTGTCCGTGCGTTGACGGCCGAAGACCCTGCGAATTCAGCAGCAACCCGCGAACGGTCAAGGAGCACTGAGGCCAAAACGTCCCAAGGATTCGCGTTGATACTAAAGCCTGCGGCGAGTGCAGCGATCCTGCGAAGTCCTTCCCTGCCTTCTGCACTTATGCCTGGCACACCATCAAGTGCTTCGACCCAAGCGAGAGGCAGACAATCCTGGTCCTTGAGATGCCACAGGAGGCTCGCCACATCCCCAAGCGGAACGGCCCATCGGTCTGCGGCAGCAACTCTCACAAGGCCCATTGCTCGACGGTCAACGACGAGTAACAAGACCGAAAGCAATTCCTTGATCTCGTCCCGCTCGAACAAGCTCCCTAAGTAAAGCACGGGGATGCCCAGTCGCTCTAATCCTTCGGCGAAGCGCCCAAGACGGTCATTCCCTGAACTCAAAATTGCTTGATCTCGATACGAGTAGCCTTCTTTGCGAAGCTCTTCGATGGCTTCCGCAACAGCGGCAACTTCGTCATCCGATCGCACAACGGCACGGTATTCCGGAAGACGACCACAAGCCCCCCGATTTGCCGTCAAACCGATGTTCGCTCCCCGAACGCTTGTGATTTCCTCGGCGAACTTGAGATAAGCGGAAATGACTTCCTCATGGCTCCGGTAGTTGATCGTTAAGCGACCCCGTTTCGCGCCGGGAAAGTCCTCATTCCCGAAGCGTCCCATGTTGTAAGCGGAGGCTCCCCGGAAACGGTAGATCGACTGCTTGGCATCGCCAACCACCCAGAGATTCTTACCATCACCGGCAATGGCCTTGAGCAACCGCACACTGGCCCGGTTCACGTCCTGGTACTCATCCACCAGGATGTGTTCGTAAGTTGCAGCCAAGTGCTGTTTGATGTCAGGGTGCGATTCACAGAGCCGTACCGGAAGTGCGACCAAATCACCGAAATCGACGCAGCCACTTTCCGTCTTGAGTCGCTCGTAAGCCGCAAAAGCGGTTGCCACTTCCCGGCATTTTTCGGCGACTTCTCGTTCCTCGGCGGTCGTGGCTGCCGCGTACATCTTCTCAGCACAAGAACGGTATTCAGCTGCGTCCACGACCTCATCGTTCGCCCGCGAAATCGCAGACAGAATTTTGCCCAGGGTATCGGACGGGTCCCAAAGGTTTTTGAAATGAGTTAGGTTTAGTTTGGGGTATTCGCGCTCTAAAAGTTCGATGGCATCGGATCGGTCGAGAAGGCGCGGACTGACGGGCAGTTTTAATCGGTCATGAAAACGGCGAATGATGTCGAGTCCAAAACCGTGAAAAGTTCCAGCCCAAATCTTGGCTGCAGCCTCGGGATATTTGTTGCCGATTCGCTCAGTTAGTTCGCTTGCCGCTTTATTCGAAAAGGTCAGAATCAGAATTTTTTCAGGATCTACACCTCGAGAAAGCAGGTGCTCGATTCGTCCCACCAAAGTTTGGGTTTTGCCAGTGCCCGGTCCGGCTTCAAGTAAGTAGGGGCTTCCTTCATGGGAAGCGGCTGGGGCTTGGTCGGGAGCAAGGGGTCTTTCGGGAGTCGCTTCCTTGGCAACGTTTTCAACACGTGGCAATAACAGGGCATCGAGAAGTTGCTGGGCGACCACAGCAAAAGGTGCTGACGTAAAGGTTGCAATCTCGGATGCGGTCATCCCTTCCGAGATATGGAGTTTACGCAGCCAGGGGCGAGGCAAGAGAAACTCTCTGGCAAACAGGTCCATCTGCACTTCGCGCCGCTGGCGACGGCTGTAGTCGACGACCCGTTCCACACTAATCGGCACTGCCTCCGCAGCCCGAAGCGGATCCGTATCCATAATGGCCATCGGTTCCGATTGCCCGCCGAGATCAATGTGACCAAGCTCGTGTGCAATGAGAAAAGCATTGAGAAAAGCATCGCCTGTTTCCTCATGGAGGATCAATAGGGCATCTGGGTCGTACAACGCCCGACCACCGTAAAGTCGAATATCCCCCTTGGGAACGCGTTCGACCTCGATCAGCAGTTTTTCGACCTGGGCCCGAATAAATTCATAAGGATTTCTCGGGTTGTGCCTGGCCGCGACAGCATCGACATGTAGCTGCTCCGCTCGCTGCCTAGCTGCTTCAAGGGAGTTCATGTTCTTCGCACTCCCGAAGGAGATGAAGTCGCTGAGACTCACTCATTTCGGTACTCTCGATAAGTTGGCGGAATGTTATCTGCCCTTGCTTCGAAGGCTTGTGATCCGATTTGAATTCCAGGCTTAGGGGCGTCTGACTCTCTTGTGCCATGTACGTTCTGGCTATTTCGATTGTGGTGTTGGTCGCCTCGGCGAGGCGGCGAACAAAGCCGCCGGGAACGGACGAAGGAACAACGAGCCGGTCCCGAACCGCAGTCAGAATGGAACGTGGAAGGTCCAATTTTCCGGCAAGTACCGCAAATGCTGCTCCCTTGAACTGAGCAAAAGGGTCCACAGTTGCCGATGCCATCCCAGCTTTCCGGAAGTTCTCCCAAGCGGTGTTACGCTTCGGATCACTGATAACGCCTGTCTCTGTATTCGCAAAACCCGCGCTGAACCGAAGTTCGGATGCGAGATCAATCAATTCTTCGGCAAGGTCCGGGTATTCTCGTACGTAACGATCCAAAGTACTGCGATCATGTAGGGATTCTGCCGCAAACGCATCGAGGACGGCATCTTTGTCGATTGGCATCATCATGCGTTCTCCTCTTTCAAAAGCTCTGCAAGCATAGCGAAAGCACGTTTCAGCCGGTTCCGCACTGTTTTCTCGCAACAGTAGAGAATCTTAACCATTGTCATTGTGTCCTGGTCCTTCGAGTCAATCGGGAAGCCCTCAAGGAACAACTCGACCACCCGCCGTTCATCAAGTGGCAAGGAGCTAATCGCAGCATGTATCTTCGACCGGTAAAGAAAATCGTTACTGGGGCTGTCGAACGACTCCATGACGCTGAAAAGTGCTGCTTTGACCTCCTTGCCCGGTTCGTTTGTCTCATTCTCAGAGATCAAGGGCTCGTAATGGGCTGCTTTGGTG is a genomic window containing:
- a CDS encoding DUF6527 family protein, producing MMLSLEHRFVHLIPETLEPGILYISLEYMTASHLCCCGCGEEVVTPFSPVSWKMIYNGESISLVPSIGNWNLRCRSHYIIDRGRIIVASPWTDEQIAMAQIRETEVKLGYYEKPLIHQANPASTNDIATNISKVGFWGSLLRYWFRKDK
- a CDS encoding PD-(D/E)XK nuclease family protein, whose amino-acid sequence is MALRDSQLALYQRCPRRFFYTHVLEIGGRRSETSFMKMHDAVQKVIDVATVAEDGEFSREKFDAAFEEAWVSHGPADHGYSKEYKQIALGLIRYLEESTKGYKVQPSPQLRLPVSGGCGGEVVITPDQVVSHPSGQVIMRKVRTGHRSDKENDGIAAAVFHLAATAHTPGCKVELVHLSDAEVTPIQMSATVLRNRQATVTTISENIRAGHFPLEEGTACPRCPAFFVCGRLPSGPLVKKISG
- a CDS encoding UvrD-helicase domain-containing protein; the protein is MNSLEAARQRAEQLHVDAVAARHNPRNPYEFIRAQVEKLLIEVERVPKGDIRLYGGRALYDPDALLILHEETGDAFLNAFLIAHELGHIDLGGQSEPMAIMDTDPLRAAEAVPISVERVVDYSRRQRREVQMDLFAREFLLPRPWLRKLHISEGMTASEIATFTSAPFAVVAQQLLDALLLPRVENVAKEATPERPLAPDQAPAASHEGSPYLLEAGPGTGKTQTLVGRIEHLLSRGVDPEKILILTFSNKAASELTERIGNKYPEAAAKIWAGTFHGFGLDIIRRFHDRLKLPVSPRLLDRSDAIELLEREYPKLNLTHFKNLWDPSDTLGKILSAISRANDEVVDAAEYRSCAEKMYAAATTAEEREVAEKCREVATAFAAYERLKTESGCVDFGDLVALPVRLCESHPDIKQHLAATYEHILVDEYQDVNRASVRLLKAIAGDGKNLWVVGDAKQSIYRFRGASAYNMGRFGNEDFPGAKRGRLTINYRSHEEVISAYLKFAEEITSVRGANIGLTANRGACGRLPEYRAVVRSDDEVAAVAEAIEELRKEGYSYRDQAILSSGNDRLGRFAEGLERLGIPVLYLGSLFERDEIKELLSVLLLVVDRRAMGLVRVAAADRWAVPLGDVASLLWHLKDQDCLPLAWVEALDGVPGISAEGREGLRRIAALAAGFSINANPWDVLASVLLDRSRVAAEFAGSSAVNARTQAIAIWQLMSFIRTQPPGKGLPIMRLLERIRRMVLHGDEKDLRQLPTSAQGIDAVRLMTMHGSKGLEFGVVHIPGMVNGSLPRSPRSDLARSIIPPDGLIEGVSGKSLDVLLTSISEEHECLFFVALSRARTDCCFTLLLRNRTAAIGLDPLSWIVWGVASPQATSLRKRGSHPVTSALPYR
- a CDS encoding ThiF family adenylyltransferase; the protein is MLRELFNLNLDLKRLRDEGYFAQIQGGLLLVREVPYVDSNQIVRRGTLISELALAGNRTKKPDHQVWFDGDYPCFPDGNPIKAISNETNNFKLGSGVSAKYRFSSKPEGGYTDYYHKLTTYAGVISGPAAVLETGATPRVYRQAEDEGDGVFNYIDTASYRAGIGTLSERLSEETVAIDGLGGSGSYVLDLVAKVPVQEIRLFDGDEFLQHNAFRAPGAPSLNQLREAPLKVDYFKNIYSQMHRNIVTYPNYLRAENLHFLDGVTFAFLCMDAGEDKKVSIKKLEDIGASFVDVGMGLQLNDGSLGGILRVTASTPQKREHVHGGRIAFTGGGAEDLYSSNIQVADLNSLNATLAVVKWKKILGFYRDVVNEHHCTYTTDGNLLINGDEV
- a CDS encoding AAA family ATPase — encoded protein: MTSTTIAPENLTLQDLQAEAEELRHRINLFRTSLGRFLINKQPIIDLMVVAAVAQEPLLLVGPPGTAKSDIVLKFKDALNLDDSDYFEYMLTRFTEPSEIIGAIDISKLRDGAYIRRKEGKLPTAKLAFLDEIFKSNSAILNILLTIINEKKFYQDGMPEPVPLRILFAATNEIPEQGELAALKDRFVLKILSSSVSDEYFTELIDAGLQNEAYKNLNQKPWKENHCTLDDFLKANRYLTLLFARRLGNAGGDQQTDRNLFFPDDVFREFQRLVKTLVREDHIFISDRKLVKLYKLFRVRAWLFSGGTVSRDDLRLLAYLGETIGEIEHLQEKVPTLLGDN
- a CDS encoding DUF1501 domain-containing protein, whose protein sequence is MPKPISTGCNDFRQKHFQRREILKVGALGLGGLTLPNLLRAEAESGVSKSHKAVIMIYMVGAPPHQDMYDLKMDAPAEIRGEFKPVNTPVSGIQVCEYLPKIASIMDKCIPIRSVYGSPNGSHDSFICYTGRSFTKQPPGGWPSIGSTISKVLGPVNGDVSPFFGLAPNAGHPPYGSPGHPGFLGVAHAAFRPSGPVRNDMELTELNAAQLGNRKQLLSQFDTMRRNLDNSGTLDGMDALHQQAMDILTSSKMADALDISKESPMVRELYGKGDAKNFGDGAPRNLEHFLMARRLVEAGARVVTLNFGRWDFHSDNFKGCKNTHFPYFDQGIHALITDLHQRGLDKDVAVVAWGEFGRTPRINKDAGRDHWPQVGGALIAGGGFKTGQVIGSTDRDGAAIRTRPVHFGEVHATLYHHFGIDPRKVTINDYTGRPQYLVDDWQPLKEIL
- a CDS encoding multiubiquitin domain-containing protein, with product MTEVTQTGETEPEVPLHGNRSFRILVSNESLEFHPSTLDDPVPLGRQILSVAGYEPLREYSLFAILPSGDFEDVRLDEPFDIRGKGVERFVAFRSDRSFRLTLNDREIRWGFSTIPGSALYALAKPSDEEAIFLDVRGGQHRLIEPCDAVELADIGVERLYTAPHPPQTYEIIVNGRLRTVTGNIVTFDQIVQLAFPGAHDSCVGFDVTYQKAAAQPPVGQLGPTGSIKIKKGTVFNVTRTVQS